The following is a genomic window from Leptidea sinapis chromosome 1, ilLepSina1.1, whole genome shotgun sequence.
TGTTTGCCCAAATGAAAAGAGAAAAGAATGAAAACATGTTTAATAAAAAGACATTTTACGAAGAATTCTTTCAACTATCCATCAcaacagtttaaaaaaataatgaacgaAATTCATGATACTATTGTATCTTGCCTTCACAAATTATCAGAGGAACATAATTTGTATCCGAAAATTAGTTTATATATCGAtagaaactttaattttaatagaatgttttgtcaaaaaacaataaaaattaacaacatAGGCACGCCTAACCGATGTCTaattactatacttggtctatggcgATATCGAACGTGAGTGGCCATAGCCGACTATTATTGATCAACATTTATAGTAGCCTATGGACTTATGGGGTGGCTGATCTATCTCTAGATACTTAGATAGAAGTATATTATCTATGGTTGCAGTGCTCGGTGGTACTATAccaaagatatatataataatataaggaaaagagagccctctctacgggctcatcaaacttagcccccccaaaaaaaaatttttttctatttttgaattttcaatatcgcatatcgttagttcgtagtttgttcttaattgttcgctataaataattgtttgttcttttgttgtttatttaaaaacaatttaaaaatggggggaaacgcctactatttggttctggcactcgccagccgctaccgcggcacgctacgctcggctcttgcgttgttttaactgttctaacataacctaacctaacttttaatgaattgcaaattaaaaaaaaaaatcgagaacaaacaaatgtttatagagaacaatcaagaacaaatggcgaactaacgatgtaataaaaaaaaattaaaaaaaaatctggggggctaactttcttgagctctctctacgcattatgagctgtctatttgaaaactagcgccatctggagattggccccgaaaataacaatatataagctcgaaataataaaattaatttttcatgttgtgacgcaattaaataactaactctactttttaatgtagatattgcaatttttattataataaatgttgaaattgcgcgtagagttagttatttaattttgtcacaacatagtacataaaggatagatttagtagtgtaaatatgcaaaatggaacacgagagctacatacatgtgtaaacgctagaagtagccgccattttatgaccagtgggcagtgacacaaataaagaacagttgaaaggtttcaaagcgagtgacatctgacaaagctttcattttcgggccaactaacagatggcactacagtcttctgaaaacgtcactttaaggcatCTGTCCCACCCCTGACAGGTACCTTTGTAGTTTGtagtttgtttatatttcaaattcttTGAGTTCTCATGTCCTAAACTCCTAACCAAAGTTCTGTAATTCATATTAAGTTGCaaaactgaaaacataaatttaatatacgatTACAATTTACAGTGTTAACATATAAGACATAAAGaatcaacttatttttaaaagaaaacaaaatttcaatcaAAAAGAAAATGGATTTTGGAATTCCATTTATTTCAGGGTTATGTTGCGGCTTAACTATCGGCGTTTCATTCTTTGCTGTTCGTAATTATTTTGGATCATTCAAAACAGCAAAAGAATGTGTCAAGAaggtaaacaaaatattttgaatgaagTTTCATTGctgtattatttcattattatatcataatatcttttattttaagttGGCCTCACGAGAAGAATACAAATTAGTGCTTGTTGTTCGAACTGATTTAAATATGAGTAAAGGAAAGATAGCAGCTCAATGTGGTCATGCTGCAGTAGGAGCGTATGAGAAGGCATTAAAAAAAGACCCAGAAGGATTGAAATCTTGGCAGATGACTGGACAGGCCAAAATAGCACTTAAAACAGATTCTGTAGACGAAATTCAACAAATAGCAAAGAACGCGAAACAAATGGGattaataacatcattaatAAGAGATGCAGGAAGGACTCAGATTGCCCCCAACTCAATTACTGTTCTTGGAGTTGGGCCAGCTCCTAAAGATGTTGTGGATAGAGTTACAGGCCATCTGAAACTTCTATGATAAACGGCTTCAAATTGCTAGTGATATACCATgtgctttttaaaatttatacctTAAAACTAACAGTTGAATAATTGGAAGCAGAAATGACAGAAGAAGTTGCATTCTCTGCAATTTTAGTCCCTAATCTATTAGagttatttgaatgataataatgtcatgtaggtatatattaaaacaataacctTGACTTCTAGTTGCACATAATATTTGTCcctaaaaacattttatacaatgcTTACTAAAACCGtcaagatttaatttatttccttattattatgataacttcaaagaataataattgcaatatgtaattgtaattattatgatgggtactcacaatatatattttattaatttgatgccgatattttgatccaattgcatgaTCCCGTCATAATAATTGCGATGATAAAGTTCaaccttatatttattattattaacattataatcTTAAAGTTAATTGTAAGCAAAAGCTATTGTTAAGATATCACTTGGGGTTGCATAGAGACATCACTTCATGGTGCgtcatcacggggagtgttctgtagaactgtttcacctaattcctgccaGCAAATTCCACCTTCTCATGACACAACTACAAATTAGGATGTCAAAGGCTGGCAtcattcctgtgattcctttagtgttgcaagagaccgGTTTcgtgatgatcacttaacaccaagtgaccagAACACTCATTTGGCCTGCTGttccataaattattttaaaaaattaaatcacacTAGTATcttctacatattattatgggTTCAGCTTACAAGCAATATGATCAAAAACTCGaactttttcattttgaattaagaacttattatgttttgttgcttagataatttatatgtgtaGATAGAGTCCCTTGCTATTAGACAACACATCTTACACACAttgtgacaagctacatcttacactcgcgattggtatgacactgtgttagtgtctgtaaattgctcaaaatagaggttagttcctaatgtattttttttcatgttttcacagctgtcagtcTTTCTAAATGTATAAATGATTAAGTTTTGTTGTTTAGTttcaacattttattataagGAATTGGATTAATAACTACATACccaatataactttcaataacctcataaattccttaccaaaaataaatctaaaagaaaaaacgatcataggtataatgtttggtaataattctcataatata
Proteins encoded in this region:
- the LOC126967431 gene encoding peptidyl-tRNA hydrolase 2, mitochondrial-like, with product MDFGIPFISGLCCGLTIGVSFFAVRNYFGSFKTAKECVKKLASREEYKLVLVVRTDLNMSKGKIAAQCGHAAVGAYEKALKKDPEGLKSWQMTGQAKIALKTDSVDEIQQIAKNAKQMGLITSLIRDAGRTQIAPNSITVLGVGPAPKDVVDRVTGHLKLL